A single genomic interval of Meles meles chromosome 9, mMelMel3.1 paternal haplotype, whole genome shotgun sequence harbors:
- the TNP1 gene encoding spermatid nuclear transition protein 1 yields MSTSRKLKSHGMRRGKNRAPHKGVKRGGSKRKYRKGSLKSRKRGDDANRNYRSHL; encoded by the exons ATGTCGACCAGCCGCAAATTAAAGAGCCATGGCATGAGGAGGGGCAAGAACCGAGCTCCTCACAAGGGAGTGAAGAGAGGTGGCAGCAAAAGAAAATACCGGAAGGGAAGCTTGAAGAGTAGAAAACGGGGTGATGATG CCAATCGCAATTACCGCTCCCACTTGTGA